Proteins encoded by one window of Ovis canadensis isolate MfBH-ARS-UI-01 breed Bighorn chromosome 14, ARS-UI_OviCan_v2, whole genome shotgun sequence:
- the GSE1 gene encoding genetic suppressor element 1 isoform X8: MFGLKPPLYYLPGMSHEPKSPSLGMLSTATRTTATVNPLTPSPLNGALVPSGSPATSSALSAQAAPSSSFAAALRKLAKQAEEPRGSSLSSESSPVSSPATNHSSPASTPKRVPMGPIIVPPGGHSVPSTPPVVTIAPTKTVNGVWRSESRQDASSRGGSSGRERLIVEPPLPQEKAGGPAIPSHLLSTPYPFGISPSSVVQDSRFPPLNLQRPVHHVVPPSTVTEDYLRSFRPYHTAEDLRVSSLPPLGLDPATAAAYYHPSYLAPHPFPHPAFRMDDSYCLSALRSPFYPIPAPGSLPPLHPSAMHLHLSGVRYPPELSHSSLAALHSERMSSLSAERLQVDEELRREREREREREADREREKEREREREKEREREKELEREKERELERQREQRAREKELLAAKALEPAFLPVAELHALRSHAAEERAKPSEQLTPTRAEKLKDAGLQVPKPVQHPLHPAAAPPHTAPGLLAGHGLFSLPGSSAATALLLQRTNEEEKWLARQRRLRQEKEDRQSQVSEFRQQVLEQQLDLGRPPAPADPEHRPESARPGPNRHEPGSREPPQHFGGPPPLISPKPQHHSTPAALWNPVSLMDGSLEPRRAPEGRPQHGYPTPFEPSRPAAVPLVKAERACCPEKAEEGPRKREAVLLDKYPPPPREPGALEPQAFPPGPGPFLAELEPATPTVLGQPRASLAPPATFGEPPGPLKPGSPYRPPPPRGPDPAYVYDEFLQQRRRLVSKLDLEERRRREAQEKGYYYDLDDSYDESDEEEVRAHLRCVAEQPPLKLDTSSEKLEFLQLFGLTTQQQKEDLLTQKRRKRRRMLRERSPSPPTARSKRRTPSPRLALSTRYSPDDMNSSPNFEEKKKFLTIFNLTHISAEKRKDKERLVELLQAMKQKALSAAVADPLRSSPRDSPAVSLSEPTVQQACLDTEKPVGIAASLSDVPKATEPGRLGQLRPPERVQEPAPASAEKARPSEAPGGKKTLSMLHHVRGPAPKDIPVPLSHSINGKSKPWEPFVAEEFAHQFHESVLQSTQKALQKHKGSAAVLSAEQNHKVDASVHYNLPELQSSSRLPTPQHNGQQEPPASRKGPLVQEMDPDSEEEEDGEDDDEDPPRRKWQGIEAILEAYQEHVEEQDLERQVLQAQCRRLEAQHYSLSLTAEQLSHSMAELRSQKQKIVSERERLQAELDHLRKCLALPAMHWPRGYFKGFPR, translated from the exons GCATGAGCCATGAGCCCAAGTCCCCTTCGCTAGGGATGCTCTCCACCGCGACCAGGACCACCGCCACCGTCAACCCCCTCACCCCCTCGCCGCTCAATGGCGCCCTGGTGCCCAGCGGCAGCCCCGCCACCAGCAGCGCGCTGTCGGCCCAGGCCGCGCCTTCCTCCAGCTTCGCCGCCGCCCTGCGCAAGCTCGCCAAACAGGCGGAGGAGCCCAGAG GGTCTTCACTGAGCAGCGAGTCGTCCCCTGTCTCCTCTCCGGCCACCAACCACAGCTCCCCGGCCAGCACGCCCAAGCGCGTGCCCATGGGTCCTATCATCGTCCCCCCGGGGGGACACAGCGTCCCCAGCACGCCCCCTGTGGTGACCATCGCCCCCACCAAGACTGTCAATGGCGTCTGGAGGAGTGAGAGCCGTCAG gATGCTAGCTCCCGGGGCGGCAGCAGTGGCCGCGAGCGCCTCATCGTGGAGCCCCCGCTGCCCCAGGAGAAGGCGGGGGGCCCGGCCATCCCCTCGCACCTGCTCAGCACCCCCTACCCCTTCGGCATCTCACCCAGCTCGGTGGTGCAGGACTCCCGCTTCCCACCGCTGAA CCTGCAGCGGCCTGTGCACCACGTGGTACCCCCCAGCACGGTGACTGAGGACTACCTGAGGAGCTTCCGGCCCTACCACACGGCCGAGGACCTCCGCGTGTCCTCCCTGCCCCCGCTCGGCCTGGACCCGGCCACCGCCGCAGCCTACTATCACCCCAGCTACCTGGCCCCGCACCCCTTCCCGCACCCGGCCTTCAG GATGGACGACTCCTACTGCCTGTCAGCCCTGCGGTCCCCCTTCTACCCCATCCCTGCCCCCGGCTCCCTGCCCCCGCTGCACCCGTCGGCCATGCACCTCCACCTCTCGGGTGTCCGCTACCCGCCTGAGCTCTCCCACTCATCCCTGGCGGCGCTGCACTCAGAGCGGATGTCCAGCCTGAGCGCCGAGAG GCTGCAGGTGGACGAGGAGCTGAGGCGAGAGAGGGAGCGCGAGCGCGAGCGGGAGGCCGACCGCGAGCGCGAGAAGGAGCGGGAGCGTGAACGCGAGAAGGAGCGCGAGCGCGAAAAGGAGCTGGAGCGCGAGAAGGAGCGTGAACTGGAGCGCCAGCGGGAGCAGCGCGCCCGCGAGAAGGAGCTGCTGGCCGCCAAGGCACTGGAGCCGGCCTTCCTGCCCGTGGCCGAGCTGCACGCGCTACGGAGCCACGCCGCCGAGGAGCGGGCCAAGCCCTCGGAGCAGCTCACCCCAACCCGCGCAG AGAAGCTGAAGGACGCGGGCCTGCAGGTGCCCAAGCCCGTGCAGCACCCCTTGCACCCGGCAGCCGCCCCGCCCCACACGGCTCCCGGCCTCCTCGCCGGCCACGGGCTCTTCTCGCTGCCGGGCAGCAGCGCGGCCACAGCCCTGCTCCTGCAGCGCACCAACGAGGAGGAGAAGTGGCTGGCGCGGCAGCGGCGCCTGCGGCAGGAGAAGGAGGACCGCCAGTCGCAGGTGTCCGAGTTCCGGCAGCAGGTGCTGGAGCAGCAGCTGGACCTGGGCCGGCCGCCGGCGCCCGCGGACCCGGAGCACCGGCCGGAGAGCGCCAG GCCGGGACCGAACCGCCACGAGCCGGGCAGCCGCGAGCCCCCACAGCACTTCGGCGGGCCCCCGCCCCTCATCTCGCCCAAGCCCCAGCACCACTCGACGCCCGCGGCCCTCTGGAACCCCGTGTCCCTGATGGACGGCTCGCTGGAGCCGCGGCGCGCCCCGGAGGGCCGCCCCCAGCACGGCTACCCCACCCCGTTCGAGCCCAGCCGCCCGGCCGCCGTCCCACTGGTGAAGGCGGAGAGGGCCTGCTGCCCGGAGAAGGCGGAGGAGGGGCCCCGCAAGCGCGAGGCCGTGCTCCTGGACAAGTACCCGCCGCCGCCCCgggagccaggggccctggaaccGCAGGCCTTCCCCCCGGGGCCCGGGCCCTTCCTGGCGGAGCTCGAGCCAGCCACCCCGACTGTCTTGGGCCAGCCCCGGGCCTCGCTCGCCCCGCCGGCCACCTTCGGGGAGCCCCCCGGACCCCTGAAGCCGGGCTCACCCTACCGGCCCCCACCGCCTCGGGGCCCCGACCCGGCCTACGTCTACGATGAGTTTCTGCAGCAGCGCCGGAGGCTGGTCAGCAAGCTGGACCTGGAGGAGCGCCGGCGGCGGGAGGCCCAGGAAAAAG GATACTACTACGACCTGGACGACTCCTACGACGAGAGCGATGAAGAGGAGGTCAGGGCCCACCTCCGCTGCGTGGCCGAGCAGCCGCCCCTCAAACTGGACACATCCTCCGAG AAGCTAGAGTTTTTGCAACTTTTTGGCTTGACCACCCAACAGCAGAAGGAGGACTTGCTGACCCAGAAGCGGAGGAAACGCCGGCGGATGCTGAGAGAGCGCAGCCCGTCGCCCCCGACGGCACGGAGCAAACGGCGGACGCCTTCGCCCAGACTGGCGCTGTCCACCCGCTACAGCCCTGACGACATGAATAGCAGCCCCAACTTCGAGGAGAAGAAAAAGTTCCTGACCATCTTCAACCTGACCCATATCAGCGCCGAGAAGAGGAAAG ACAAAGAGAGGCTTGTTGAGCTGCTCCAGGCCATGAAGCAGAAGGCGCTGTCCGCCGCAGTGGCAGACCCGCTCAGGAGCTCTCCGAGGGACAGTCCTGCCGTGTCCCTGAGCG AACCCACCGTGCAGCAAGCCTGCCTGGACACGGAGAAGCCTGTGGGCATTGCCGCCTCCTTGTCCGACGTCCCAAAGGCCACAGAACCTGGGAGGCTAGGACAGCTCCGGCCCCCGGAGCGTGTCCAGGAGCCAGCCCCCGCCAGCGCTGAGAAGGCCAGGCCGAGTGAGGCCCCCGGGGGCAAGAAGACCCTGAGCATGCTCCACCACGTCCGGGGCCCTGCGCCCAAGGACATCCCCGTGCCGCTGTCGCACAGCATCAACGGAAAGAGCAAGCCGTGGGAGCCCTTTGTGGCGGAAGAGTTCGCGCACCAGTTCCATGAGTCCGTCCTGCAGTCTACCCAGAAGGCCCTGCAGAAGCACAAAG GAAGCGCAGCCGTGCTGTCGGCGGAGCAGAACCACAAGGTTGACGCGTCCGTCCACTACAACCTCCCCGAGTTGCAGTCCTCCAGCCGCCTGCCTACACCCCAGCACAACGGGCAGCAGGAGCCCCCCGCCAGCAGGAAGGGCCCCCTGGTGCAGGAGATGGACCCGgactcagaggaggaggaggacggagAGGACGACGACGAGGACCCCCCCCGGCGCAAGTGGCAGGGGATCGAGGCCATTTTGGAAGCTTACCAGGAACACGTGGAAG AGCAAGATCTGGAGCGGCAGGTGCTGCAGGCGCAGTGCAGGCGGCTGGAGGCGCAGCATTACAGTCTCAGCCTCACGGCTGAGCAGCTCTCCCACAGCATGGCG GAGCTGAGgagccagaagcagaagatcGTTTCAGAACGGGAGCGGCTCCAGGCGGAACTGGACCACTTACGGAAGTGCCTTGCGTTGCCTGCAATGCATTGGCCTAGAGGCTACTTCAAGGGTTTCCCGAGGTGA
- the GSE1 gene encoding genetic suppressor element 1 isoform X9: MKGMSHEPKSPSLGMLSTATRTTATVNPLTPSPLNGALVPSGSPATSSALSAQAAPSSSFAAALRKLAKQAEEPRGSSLSSESSPVSSPATNHSSPASTPKRVPMGPIIVPPGGHSVPSTPPVVTIAPTKTVNGVWRSESRQDASSRGGSSGRERLIVEPPLPQEKAGGPAIPSHLLSTPYPFGISPSSVVQDSRFPPLNLQRPVHHVVPPSTVTEDYLRSFRPYHTAEDLRVSSLPPLGLDPATAAAYYHPSYLAPHPFPHPAFRMDDSYCLSALRSPFYPIPAPGSLPPLHPSAMHLHLSGVRYPPELSHSSLAALHSERMSSLSAERLQVDEELRREREREREREADREREKEREREREKEREREKELEREKERELERQREQRAREKELLAAKALEPAFLPVAELHALRSHAAEERAKPSEQLTPTRAEKLKDAGLQVPKPVQHPLHPAAAPPHTAPGLLAGHGLFSLPGSSAATALLLQRTNEEEKWLARQRRLRQEKEDRQSQVSEFRQQVLEQQLDLGRPPAPADPEHRPESARPGPNRHEPGSREPPQHFGGPPPLISPKPQHHSTPAALWNPVSLMDGSLEPRRAPEGRPQHGYPTPFEPSRPAAVPLVKAERACCPEKAEEGPRKREAVLLDKYPPPPREPGALEPQAFPPGPGPFLAELEPATPTVLGQPRASLAPPATFGEPPGPLKPGSPYRPPPPRGPDPAYVYDEFLQQRRRLVSKLDLEERRRREAQEKGYYYDLDDSYDESDEEEVRAHLRCVAEQPPLKLDTSSEKLEFLQLFGLTTQQQKEDLLTQKRRKRRRMLRERSPSPPTARSKRRTPSPRLALSTRYSPDDMNSSPNFEEKKKFLTIFNLTHISAEKRKDKERLVELLQAMKQKALSAAVADPLRSSPRDSPAVSLSEPTVQQACLDTEKPVGIAASLSDVPKATEPGRLGQLRPPERVQEPAPASAEKARPSEAPGGKKTLSMLHHVRGPAPKDIPVPLSHSINGKSKPWEPFVAEEFAHQFHESVLQSTQKALQKHKGSAAVLSAEQNHKVDASVHYNLPELQSSSRLPTPQHNGQQEPPASRKGPLVQEMDPDSEEEEDGEDDDEDPPRRKWQGIEAILEAYQEHVEEQDLERQVLQAQCRRLEAQHYSLSLTAEQLSHSMAELRSQKQKIVSERERLQAELDHLRKCLALPAMHWPRGYFKGFPR, from the exons GCATGAGCCATGAGCCCAAGTCCCCTTCGCTAGGGATGCTCTCCACCGCGACCAGGACCACCGCCACCGTCAACCCCCTCACCCCCTCGCCGCTCAATGGCGCCCTGGTGCCCAGCGGCAGCCCCGCCACCAGCAGCGCGCTGTCGGCCCAGGCCGCGCCTTCCTCCAGCTTCGCCGCCGCCCTGCGCAAGCTCGCCAAACAGGCGGAGGAGCCCAGAG GGTCTTCACTGAGCAGCGAGTCGTCCCCTGTCTCCTCTCCGGCCACCAACCACAGCTCCCCGGCCAGCACGCCCAAGCGCGTGCCCATGGGTCCTATCATCGTCCCCCCGGGGGGACACAGCGTCCCCAGCACGCCCCCTGTGGTGACCATCGCCCCCACCAAGACTGTCAATGGCGTCTGGAGGAGTGAGAGCCGTCAG gATGCTAGCTCCCGGGGCGGCAGCAGTGGCCGCGAGCGCCTCATCGTGGAGCCCCCGCTGCCCCAGGAGAAGGCGGGGGGCCCGGCCATCCCCTCGCACCTGCTCAGCACCCCCTACCCCTTCGGCATCTCACCCAGCTCGGTGGTGCAGGACTCCCGCTTCCCACCGCTGAA CCTGCAGCGGCCTGTGCACCACGTGGTACCCCCCAGCACGGTGACTGAGGACTACCTGAGGAGCTTCCGGCCCTACCACACGGCCGAGGACCTCCGCGTGTCCTCCCTGCCCCCGCTCGGCCTGGACCCGGCCACCGCCGCAGCCTACTATCACCCCAGCTACCTGGCCCCGCACCCCTTCCCGCACCCGGCCTTCAG GATGGACGACTCCTACTGCCTGTCAGCCCTGCGGTCCCCCTTCTACCCCATCCCTGCCCCCGGCTCCCTGCCCCCGCTGCACCCGTCGGCCATGCACCTCCACCTCTCGGGTGTCCGCTACCCGCCTGAGCTCTCCCACTCATCCCTGGCGGCGCTGCACTCAGAGCGGATGTCCAGCCTGAGCGCCGAGAG GCTGCAGGTGGACGAGGAGCTGAGGCGAGAGAGGGAGCGCGAGCGCGAGCGGGAGGCCGACCGCGAGCGCGAGAAGGAGCGGGAGCGTGAACGCGAGAAGGAGCGCGAGCGCGAAAAGGAGCTGGAGCGCGAGAAGGAGCGTGAACTGGAGCGCCAGCGGGAGCAGCGCGCCCGCGAGAAGGAGCTGCTGGCCGCCAAGGCACTGGAGCCGGCCTTCCTGCCCGTGGCCGAGCTGCACGCGCTACGGAGCCACGCCGCCGAGGAGCGGGCCAAGCCCTCGGAGCAGCTCACCCCAACCCGCGCAG AGAAGCTGAAGGACGCGGGCCTGCAGGTGCCCAAGCCCGTGCAGCACCCCTTGCACCCGGCAGCCGCCCCGCCCCACACGGCTCCCGGCCTCCTCGCCGGCCACGGGCTCTTCTCGCTGCCGGGCAGCAGCGCGGCCACAGCCCTGCTCCTGCAGCGCACCAACGAGGAGGAGAAGTGGCTGGCGCGGCAGCGGCGCCTGCGGCAGGAGAAGGAGGACCGCCAGTCGCAGGTGTCCGAGTTCCGGCAGCAGGTGCTGGAGCAGCAGCTGGACCTGGGCCGGCCGCCGGCGCCCGCGGACCCGGAGCACCGGCCGGAGAGCGCCAG GCCGGGACCGAACCGCCACGAGCCGGGCAGCCGCGAGCCCCCACAGCACTTCGGCGGGCCCCCGCCCCTCATCTCGCCCAAGCCCCAGCACCACTCGACGCCCGCGGCCCTCTGGAACCCCGTGTCCCTGATGGACGGCTCGCTGGAGCCGCGGCGCGCCCCGGAGGGCCGCCCCCAGCACGGCTACCCCACCCCGTTCGAGCCCAGCCGCCCGGCCGCCGTCCCACTGGTGAAGGCGGAGAGGGCCTGCTGCCCGGAGAAGGCGGAGGAGGGGCCCCGCAAGCGCGAGGCCGTGCTCCTGGACAAGTACCCGCCGCCGCCCCgggagccaggggccctggaaccGCAGGCCTTCCCCCCGGGGCCCGGGCCCTTCCTGGCGGAGCTCGAGCCAGCCACCCCGACTGTCTTGGGCCAGCCCCGGGCCTCGCTCGCCCCGCCGGCCACCTTCGGGGAGCCCCCCGGACCCCTGAAGCCGGGCTCACCCTACCGGCCCCCACCGCCTCGGGGCCCCGACCCGGCCTACGTCTACGATGAGTTTCTGCAGCAGCGCCGGAGGCTGGTCAGCAAGCTGGACCTGGAGGAGCGCCGGCGGCGGGAGGCCCAGGAAAAAG GATACTACTACGACCTGGACGACTCCTACGACGAGAGCGATGAAGAGGAGGTCAGGGCCCACCTCCGCTGCGTGGCCGAGCAGCCGCCCCTCAAACTGGACACATCCTCCGAG AAGCTAGAGTTTTTGCAACTTTTTGGCTTGACCACCCAACAGCAGAAGGAGGACTTGCTGACCCAGAAGCGGAGGAAACGCCGGCGGATGCTGAGAGAGCGCAGCCCGTCGCCCCCGACGGCACGGAGCAAACGGCGGACGCCTTCGCCCAGACTGGCGCTGTCCACCCGCTACAGCCCTGACGACATGAATAGCAGCCCCAACTTCGAGGAGAAGAAAAAGTTCCTGACCATCTTCAACCTGACCCATATCAGCGCCGAGAAGAGGAAAG ACAAAGAGAGGCTTGTTGAGCTGCTCCAGGCCATGAAGCAGAAGGCGCTGTCCGCCGCAGTGGCAGACCCGCTCAGGAGCTCTCCGAGGGACAGTCCTGCCGTGTCCCTGAGCG AACCCACCGTGCAGCAAGCCTGCCTGGACACGGAGAAGCCTGTGGGCATTGCCGCCTCCTTGTCCGACGTCCCAAAGGCCACAGAACCTGGGAGGCTAGGACAGCTCCGGCCCCCGGAGCGTGTCCAGGAGCCAGCCCCCGCCAGCGCTGAGAAGGCCAGGCCGAGTGAGGCCCCCGGGGGCAAGAAGACCCTGAGCATGCTCCACCACGTCCGGGGCCCTGCGCCCAAGGACATCCCCGTGCCGCTGTCGCACAGCATCAACGGAAAGAGCAAGCCGTGGGAGCCCTTTGTGGCGGAAGAGTTCGCGCACCAGTTCCATGAGTCCGTCCTGCAGTCTACCCAGAAGGCCCTGCAGAAGCACAAAG GAAGCGCAGCCGTGCTGTCGGCGGAGCAGAACCACAAGGTTGACGCGTCCGTCCACTACAACCTCCCCGAGTTGCAGTCCTCCAGCCGCCTGCCTACACCCCAGCACAACGGGCAGCAGGAGCCCCCCGCCAGCAGGAAGGGCCCCCTGGTGCAGGAGATGGACCCGgactcagaggaggaggaggacggagAGGACGACGACGAGGACCCCCCCCGGCGCAAGTGGCAGGGGATCGAGGCCATTTTGGAAGCTTACCAGGAACACGTGGAAG AGCAAGATCTGGAGCGGCAGGTGCTGCAGGCGCAGTGCAGGCGGCTGGAGGCGCAGCATTACAGTCTCAGCCTCACGGCTGAGCAGCTCTCCCACAGCATGGCG GAGCTGAGgagccagaagcagaagatcGTTTCAGAACGGGAGCGGCTCCAGGCGGAACTGGACCACTTACGGAAGTGCCTTGCGTTGCCTGCAATGCATTGGCCTAGAGGCTACTTCAAGGGTTTCCCGAGGTGA
- the GSE1 gene encoding genetic suppressor element 1 isoform X10: MSHEPKSPSLGMLSTATRTTATVNPLTPSPLNGALVPSGSPATSSALSAQAAPSSSFAAALRKLAKQAEEPRGSSLSSESSPVSSPATNHSSPASTPKRVPMGPIIVPPGGHSVPSTPPVVTIAPTKTVNGVWRSESRQDASSRGGSSGRERLIVEPPLPQEKAGGPAIPSHLLSTPYPFGISPSSVVQDSRFPPLNLQRPVHHVVPPSTVTEDYLRSFRPYHTAEDLRVSSLPPLGLDPATAAAYYHPSYLAPHPFPHPAFRMDDSYCLSALRSPFYPIPAPGSLPPLHPSAMHLHLSGVRYPPELSHSSLAALHSERMSSLSAERLQVDEELRREREREREREADREREKEREREREKEREREKELEREKERELERQREQRAREKELLAAKALEPAFLPVAELHALRSHAAEERAKPSEQLTPTRAEKLKDAGLQVPKPVQHPLHPAAAPPHTAPGLLAGHGLFSLPGSSAATALLLQRTNEEEKWLARQRRLRQEKEDRQSQVSEFRQQVLEQQLDLGRPPAPADPEHRPESARPGPNRHEPGSREPPQHFGGPPPLISPKPQHHSTPAALWNPVSLMDGSLEPRRAPEGRPQHGYPTPFEPSRPAAVPLVKAERACCPEKAEEGPRKREAVLLDKYPPPPREPGALEPQAFPPGPGPFLAELEPATPTVLGQPRASLAPPATFGEPPGPLKPGSPYRPPPPRGPDPAYVYDEFLQQRRRLVSKLDLEERRRREAQEKGYYYDLDDSYDESDEEEVRAHLRCVAEQPPLKLDTSSEKLEFLQLFGLTTQQQKEDLLTQKRRKRRRMLRERSPSPPTARSKRRTPSPRLALSTRYSPDDMNSSPNFEEKKKFLTIFNLTHISAEKRKDKERLVELLQAMKQKALSAAVADPLRSSPRDSPAVSLSEPTVQQACLDTEKPVGIAASLSDVPKATEPGRLGQLRPPERVQEPAPASAEKARPSEAPGGKKTLSMLHHVRGPAPKDIPVPLSHSINGKSKPWEPFVAEEFAHQFHESVLQSTQKALQKHKGSAAVLSAEQNHKVDASVHYNLPELQSSSRLPTPQHNGQQEPPASRKGPLVQEMDPDSEEEEDGEDDDEDPPRRKWQGIEAILEAYQEHVEEQDLERQVLQAQCRRLEAQHYSLSLTAEQLSHSMAELRSQKQKIVSERERLQAELDHLRKCLALPAMHWPRGYFKGFPR, from the exons ATGAGCCATGAGCCCAAGTCCCCTTCGCTAGGGATGCTCTCCACCGCGACCAGGACCACCGCCACCGTCAACCCCCTCACCCCCTCGCCGCTCAATGGCGCCCTGGTGCCCAGCGGCAGCCCCGCCACCAGCAGCGCGCTGTCGGCCCAGGCCGCGCCTTCCTCCAGCTTCGCCGCCGCCCTGCGCAAGCTCGCCAAACAGGCGGAGGAGCCCAGAG GGTCTTCACTGAGCAGCGAGTCGTCCCCTGTCTCCTCTCCGGCCACCAACCACAGCTCCCCGGCCAGCACGCCCAAGCGCGTGCCCATGGGTCCTATCATCGTCCCCCCGGGGGGACACAGCGTCCCCAGCACGCCCCCTGTGGTGACCATCGCCCCCACCAAGACTGTCAATGGCGTCTGGAGGAGTGAGAGCCGTCAG gATGCTAGCTCCCGGGGCGGCAGCAGTGGCCGCGAGCGCCTCATCGTGGAGCCCCCGCTGCCCCAGGAGAAGGCGGGGGGCCCGGCCATCCCCTCGCACCTGCTCAGCACCCCCTACCCCTTCGGCATCTCACCCAGCTCGGTGGTGCAGGACTCCCGCTTCCCACCGCTGAA CCTGCAGCGGCCTGTGCACCACGTGGTACCCCCCAGCACGGTGACTGAGGACTACCTGAGGAGCTTCCGGCCCTACCACACGGCCGAGGACCTCCGCGTGTCCTCCCTGCCCCCGCTCGGCCTGGACCCGGCCACCGCCGCAGCCTACTATCACCCCAGCTACCTGGCCCCGCACCCCTTCCCGCACCCGGCCTTCAG GATGGACGACTCCTACTGCCTGTCAGCCCTGCGGTCCCCCTTCTACCCCATCCCTGCCCCCGGCTCCCTGCCCCCGCTGCACCCGTCGGCCATGCACCTCCACCTCTCGGGTGTCCGCTACCCGCCTGAGCTCTCCCACTCATCCCTGGCGGCGCTGCACTCAGAGCGGATGTCCAGCCTGAGCGCCGAGAG GCTGCAGGTGGACGAGGAGCTGAGGCGAGAGAGGGAGCGCGAGCGCGAGCGGGAGGCCGACCGCGAGCGCGAGAAGGAGCGGGAGCGTGAACGCGAGAAGGAGCGCGAGCGCGAAAAGGAGCTGGAGCGCGAGAAGGAGCGTGAACTGGAGCGCCAGCGGGAGCAGCGCGCCCGCGAGAAGGAGCTGCTGGCCGCCAAGGCACTGGAGCCGGCCTTCCTGCCCGTGGCCGAGCTGCACGCGCTACGGAGCCACGCCGCCGAGGAGCGGGCCAAGCCCTCGGAGCAGCTCACCCCAACCCGCGCAG AGAAGCTGAAGGACGCGGGCCTGCAGGTGCCCAAGCCCGTGCAGCACCCCTTGCACCCGGCAGCCGCCCCGCCCCACACGGCTCCCGGCCTCCTCGCCGGCCACGGGCTCTTCTCGCTGCCGGGCAGCAGCGCGGCCACAGCCCTGCTCCTGCAGCGCACCAACGAGGAGGAGAAGTGGCTGGCGCGGCAGCGGCGCCTGCGGCAGGAGAAGGAGGACCGCCAGTCGCAGGTGTCCGAGTTCCGGCAGCAGGTGCTGGAGCAGCAGCTGGACCTGGGCCGGCCGCCGGCGCCCGCGGACCCGGAGCACCGGCCGGAGAGCGCCAG GCCGGGACCGAACCGCCACGAGCCGGGCAGCCGCGAGCCCCCACAGCACTTCGGCGGGCCCCCGCCCCTCATCTCGCCCAAGCCCCAGCACCACTCGACGCCCGCGGCCCTCTGGAACCCCGTGTCCCTGATGGACGGCTCGCTGGAGCCGCGGCGCGCCCCGGAGGGCCGCCCCCAGCACGGCTACCCCACCCCGTTCGAGCCCAGCCGCCCGGCCGCCGTCCCACTGGTGAAGGCGGAGAGGGCCTGCTGCCCGGAGAAGGCGGAGGAGGGGCCCCGCAAGCGCGAGGCCGTGCTCCTGGACAAGTACCCGCCGCCGCCCCgggagccaggggccctggaaccGCAGGCCTTCCCCCCGGGGCCCGGGCCCTTCCTGGCGGAGCTCGAGCCAGCCACCCCGACTGTCTTGGGCCAGCCCCGGGCCTCGCTCGCCCCGCCGGCCACCTTCGGGGAGCCCCCCGGACCCCTGAAGCCGGGCTCACCCTACCGGCCCCCACCGCCTCGGGGCCCCGACCCGGCCTACGTCTACGATGAGTTTCTGCAGCAGCGCCGGAGGCTGGTCAGCAAGCTGGACCTGGAGGAGCGCCGGCGGCGGGAGGCCCAGGAAAAAG GATACTACTACGACCTGGACGACTCCTACGACGAGAGCGATGAAGAGGAGGTCAGGGCCCACCTCCGCTGCGTGGCCGAGCAGCCGCCCCTCAAACTGGACACATCCTCCGAG AAGCTAGAGTTTTTGCAACTTTTTGGCTTGACCACCCAACAGCAGAAGGAGGACTTGCTGACCCAGAAGCGGAGGAAACGCCGGCGGATGCTGAGAGAGCGCAGCCCGTCGCCCCCGACGGCACGGAGCAAACGGCGGACGCCTTCGCCCAGACTGGCGCTGTCCACCCGCTACAGCCCTGACGACATGAATAGCAGCCCCAACTTCGAGGAGAAGAAAAAGTTCCTGACCATCTTCAACCTGACCCATATCAGCGCCGAGAAGAGGAAAG ACAAAGAGAGGCTTGTTGAGCTGCTCCAGGCCATGAAGCAGAAGGCGCTGTCCGCCGCAGTGGCAGACCCGCTCAGGAGCTCTCCGAGGGACAGTCCTGCCGTGTCCCTGAGCG AACCCACCGTGCAGCAAGCCTGCCTGGACACGGAGAAGCCTGTGGGCATTGCCGCCTCCTTGTCCGACGTCCCAAAGGCCACAGAACCTGGGAGGCTAGGACAGCTCCGGCCCCCGGAGCGTGTCCAGGAGCCAGCCCCCGCCAGCGCTGAGAAGGCCAGGCCGAGTGAGGCCCCCGGGGGCAAGAAGACCCTGAGCATGCTCCACCACGTCCGGGGCCCTGCGCCCAAGGACATCCCCGTGCCGCTGTCGCACAGCATCAACGGAAAGAGCAAGCCGTGGGAGCCCTTTGTGGCGGAAGAGTTCGCGCACCAGTTCCATGAGTCCGTCCTGCAGTCTACCCAGAAGGCCCTGCAGAAGCACAAAG GAAGCGCAGCCGTGCTGTCGGCGGAGCAGAACCACAAGGTTGACGCGTCCGTCCACTACAACCTCCCCGAGTTGCAGTCCTCCAGCCGCCTGCCTACACCCCAGCACAACGGGCAGCAGGAGCCCCCCGCCAGCAGGAAGGGCCCCCTGGTGCAGGAGATGGACCCGgactcagaggaggaggaggacggagAGGACGACGACGAGGACCCCCCCCGGCGCAAGTGGCAGGGGATCGAGGCCATTTTGGAAGCTTACCAGGAACACGTGGAAG AGCAAGATCTGGAGCGGCAGGTGCTGCAGGCGCAGTGCAGGCGGCTGGAGGCGCAGCATTACAGTCTCAGCCTCACGGCTGAGCAGCTCTCCCACAGCATGGCG GAGCTGAGgagccagaagcagaagatcGTTTCAGAACGGGAGCGGCTCCAGGCGGAACTGGACCACTTACGGAAGTGCCTTGCGTTGCCTGCAATGCATTGGCCTAGAGGCTACTTCAAGGGTTTCCCGAGGTGA